Proteins found in one Sorghum bicolor cultivar BTx623 chromosome 1, Sorghum_bicolor_NCBIv3, whole genome shotgun sequence genomic segment:
- the LOC8085308 gene encoding ATP synthase subunit gamma, mitochondrial — MAMAALRREGRRILLSPTVPNPSPAAASAAVTRSSAISQPEMAPLGARSISTQVVRNRMKSVKNIQKITKAMKMVAASKLRAVQTRTENSRGLWEPFTALLGDAPSVDVKKNVIVAITSDKGLCGGINSTSVKVSRALHKLTSGPEKESKFVILGEKGKVQLVRDSRNSIEMTVTELQKNPINYTQIAVLADDILKNVEYDALRVIFNKFHSVISFKPTMVTILSPEVAEKESEAGGKMGDLDSYEIEGGETKSEILQNLAEFQFSCVLYNGALENACSELGARMSAMDSSSRNAGDMLDRLTLTYNRTRQASITTELIEIISGASALEG, encoded by the exons TGCGACGCGAGGGGAGGCGCATCCTCCTCTCCCCCACCGTCCCCAACCCGTCTCCGGCGGCCGCTTCCGCTGCGGTGACGCGATCCTCCGCCATCTCGCAACC GGAGATGGCTCCACTTGGTGCACGGTCTATTTCAACTCAAGTTG TGAGGAACCGGATGAAGAGTGTCAAGAACATCCAGAAGATCACAAAGGCTATGAAGATGGTTGCAGCATCAAAGCTTCGTGCTGTTCAGACGAGGACTGAAAATTCACGTGGCCTGTGGGAGCCTTTCACCGCCCTTCTTGGGGATGCTCcta GCGTTGATGTCAAGAAGAATGTGATTGTGGCCATTACCTCTGATAAGGGACTCTGTGGTGGTATTAATTCAACATCGGTGAAAGTTAGCAGGGCCCTTCACAAGTTGACATCTG GTCCAGAAAAAGAAAGCAAGTTTGTTATATTAGGAGAAAAGGGAAAAGTTCAGCTGGTTCGTGACTCAAGGAACAGCATTGAAATGACTGTAACTGAACTACAGAAGAATCCTATCAACTATACACAG ATTGCTGTGCTGGCCGATGACATATTGAAAAATGTGGAATATGATGCTCTGAGGGTTATTTTCAACAAGTTCCATTCTGTTATATCATTTAAGCCCACAATGGTAACAATACTGTCCCCTGAG GTTGCAGAAAAAGAATCAGAAGCTGGTGGGAAGATGGGTGACCTAGATTCTTATGAGATTGAAGGCGGCGAGACAAAATCAGAGATATTGCAGAATCTAGCTGAGTTCCAGTTTTCTTGT GTTCTGTACAATGGTGCCCTAGAGAATGCATGCAGTGAGCTTGGAGCCCGTATGTCTGCCATGGACAGCTCCAGCAGAAATGCTGGCGATATGCTTGATCGTCTAACTCTCACTTACAACAG GACACGCCAAGCATCCATCACTACAGAGCTTATTGAAATTATATCTGGTGCATCGGCCCTTGAAGGATAG